The proteins below come from a single Felis catus isolate Fca126 chromosome A1, F.catus_Fca126_mat1.0, whole genome shotgun sequence genomic window:
- the DAB2 gene encoding disabled homolog 2 isoform X1, giving the protein MSNEVETSTTNGQPDQQAAPKAPSKKEKKKGSEKTDEYLLARFKGDGVKYKAKLIGIDDVPDARGDKMSQDSMMKLKGMAAAGRSQGQHKQRIWVNISLSGIKIIDEKTGVIEHEHPVNKISFIARDVTDNRAFGYVCGGEGQHQFFAIKTGQQAEPLVVDLKDLFQVIYNVKKKEEEKKKMEEANKAVENGSETLLTLDDQANKLKLGVDQMDLFGDMSTPPDLNSPTESKDILLVDLNSEIDTNQNSLRENPFLTNGITSCSLPRPKPQAAFLPENAFSANLNFFPTPNPDPFRDDPFAQPDQSTPSSFDSLKSSDQKKENLSSLSPPLSNGPLNGDVDYFGQQFDQISNRTGKQEAQAGPWPFSSTQTQPAVRTQNGVSEREQNGFHVKSSPNPFVGSPPKGLSVPNGVKQDLESSVQSSPHDSIAIIPPPQSTKPGRGRRTAKSPAKDLLASDIFTPPVSEPPGQTSPTGQSATLQTNPLDLFKTNASTPVGPLAGLGGIPVSPPQAGPWNPTSLVFNQSASVVPGAMMSGQPSGFSQPVVFTTSPGVPSWKQPSSFAASTSPPGPVVWGPSASVAPNTWSSTSPLGNPFQSNIFPTSAMSSQPPPMLSSLLVTPPQPPPRTGPPKDISSDAFTALDPLGDKEVKEVKEMFKDFQLRQPPAVPARKGEQTSSGTSSAFSSYFNSKVGIPQENADHDDFDANQLLKKINEPPKSVPRQGSLPVTKSADNAFENPFSKDSFSSSQASMASQPTSPDVYRDPFGNPFA; this is encoded by the exons ATGTCTAACGAAGTAGAGACGAGCACAACTAATGGTCAGCCTGACCAACAGGCTGCACCAAAAGCACCGtcgaagaaggaaaaaaagaaag gctctgaAAAGACAGATGAGTACCTTTTGGCCAGATTCAAAGGTGATGGTGTAAAATATAAGGCCAAGCTGATTGGCATTGATGATGTGCCCGATGCAAGAGGGGATAAAATGAGCCAAGATTCTATGATGAAACTAAAG GGAATGGCGGCAGCTGGTCGGTCTCAGGGACAACACAAACAAAGGATCTGGGTCAACATTTCCCTTTCTGGGATAAAAATAattgatgagaaaactggg gtaaTAGAGCATGAACACCcagtaaataaaatttctttcattgCCCGTGATGTGACAGACAACCGGGCATTTGGGTATGTGTGTGGAGGAGAAGGCCAGCATCAGTTTTTTGCCATAAAAACAGGACAACAG GCTGAGCCATTAGTTGTTGATCTTAAAGACCTCTTTCAAGTTATCtataatgtaaagaaaaaggaagaagaaaagaaaaag aTGGAAGAAGCCAACAAGGCAGTAGAG AACGGGAGTGAGACCCTGCTGACCCTTGATGACCAAGCTAACAAACTAAAATTG GGTGTTGACCAGATGGATTTGTTTGGGGACATGTCTACACCTCCTGACCTAAATAGTCCAACA GAAAGCAAAGATATCCTGTTAGTGGATCTAAACTCTGAAATCGACACCAATCAGAATTCTTTAAGAGAAAATCCATTCTTAACAAATGGCATTACCTCCTGCTCTCTTCCTCGACCAAAGCCTCAGGCAGCTTTCTTGCCTGAAAATGCCTTTTCTGCCAATCTCAACTTCTTTCCCACCCCTAATCCTGATCCTTTCCGTGACGATCCTTTTGCACAGCCAGACCAATCGACACCCTCTTCGTTCGATTCTCTCAAATCTTCAgatcagaagaaagagaatttgagTAGTTTGTCTCCTCCACTGAGTAACGGGCCCCTGAATGGGGATGTTGATTACTTTGGTCAGCAGTTTGACCAAATCTCTAACCGGACTGGCAAACAGGAAGCTCAGGCAGGCCCGTGGCCCTTTTCAAGTACGCAAACACAGCCAGCAGTGAGAACTCAAAATGGGGTATCTGAAAGAGAACAGAACGGCTTCCATGTCAAATCCTCCCCGAACCCTTTTGTGGGAAGCCCTCCCAAAGGACTGTCCGTACCGAATGGCGTAAAGCAGGACTTGGAAAGCTCTGTCCAGTCCTCACCACATGACTCCATAGCCATTATCCCACCTCCACAAAGTACCAAACCAGGACGAGGCAGAAGGACTGCTAAG TCTCCAGCAAAAGACTTGCTTGCATCAGACATCTTTACCCCTCCTGTCTCCGAACCTCCCGGCCAGACATCACCTACAGGACAATCTGCAACCCTACAGACCAACCCTCTGGATCTCTTCAAAACAAATGCTTCTACCCCAGTGGGACCCCTTGCAGGTCTAG gTGGTATACCAGTTAGCCCCCCTCAGGCAGGCCCATGGAATCCAACATCTTTAGTCTTCAATCAGTCTGCGTCAGTGGTCCCGGGAGCCATGATGAGTGGTCAGCCTTCAGGATTCAGTCAGCCAGTTGTTTTTACCACAAGCCCAGGTGTTCCAAGTTGGAAGCAGCCGTCATCCTTTGCAGCTTCAACTTCCCCTCCAGGCCCTGTTGTTTGGGGCCCGTCAGCCTCTGTGGCACCCAATACTTGGTCATCAACAAGCCCTTTGGGGAACCCTTTCCAGAGCAATATTTTTCCAACTTCTGCTATGTCTTCCCAGCCCCCTCCtatgctctcctctctcctggtCACTCCTCCTCAACCACCTCCCAGAACTGGCCCTCCAAAGGACATCTCCAGTGATGCCTTCACTGCCTTGGACCCACTTGGGGATAAAGAAgtgaaagaagtgaaagaaatgtTCAAGGACTTTCAACTTCGGCAGCCACCTGCTGTGCCTGCAAGGAAGGGAGAGCAGACTTCCTCTGGGACTTCAAGTGCCTTCTCCAGTTATTTCAACAGCAAAGTTGGCATTCCTCAGGAGAATGCAGACCATGATGACTTTGATGCTAATCAACTGTTGAAAAAGATCAATG aacCACCAAAGTCGGTTCCCAGACAGGGTTCCCTGCCAGTTACCAAATCTGCTGACAATGCATTTGAGAACCCTTTCTCTAAAGATTCTTTCAGTTCATCACAAGCCTCT ATGGCTTCTCAACCCACATCTCCTGATGTATATAGGGATCCTTTTGGAAATCCTTTTGCCTAA
- the DAB2 gene encoding disabled homolog 2 isoform X2, which translates to MSNEVETSTTNGQPDQQAAPKAPSKKEKKKGSEKTDEYLLARFKGDGVKYKAKLIGIDDVPDARGDKMSQDSMMKLKGMAAAGRSQGQHKQRIWVNISLSGIKIIDEKTGVIEHEHPVNKISFIARDVTDNRAFGYVCGGEGQHQFFAIKTGQQAEPLVVDLKDLFQVIYNVKKKEEEKKKMEEANKAVENGSETLLTLDDQANKLKLESKDILLVDLNSEIDTNQNSLRENPFLTNGITSCSLPRPKPQAAFLPENAFSANLNFFPTPNPDPFRDDPFAQPDQSTPSSFDSLKSSDQKKENLSSLSPPLSNGPLNGDVDYFGQQFDQISNRTGKQEAQAGPWPFSSTQTQPAVRTQNGVSEREQNGFHVKSSPNPFVGSPPKGLSVPNGVKQDLESSVQSSPHDSIAIIPPPQSTKPGRGRRTAKSPAKDLLASDIFTPPVSEPPGQTSPTGQSATLQTNPLDLFKTNASTPVGPLAGLGGIPVSPPQAGPWNPTSLVFNQSASVVPGAMMSGQPSGFSQPVVFTTSPGVPSWKQPSSFAASTSPPGPVVWGPSASVAPNTWSSTSPLGNPFQSNIFPTSAMSSQPPPMLSSLLVTPPQPPPRTGPPKDISSDAFTALDPLGDKEVKEVKEMFKDFQLRQPPAVPARKGEQTSSGTSSAFSSYFNSKVGIPQENADHDDFDANQLLKKINEPPKSVPRQGSLPVTKSADNAFENPFSKDSFSSSQASMASQPTSPDVYRDPFGNPFA; encoded by the exons ATGTCTAACGAAGTAGAGACGAGCACAACTAATGGTCAGCCTGACCAACAGGCTGCACCAAAAGCACCGtcgaagaaggaaaaaaagaaag gctctgaAAAGACAGATGAGTACCTTTTGGCCAGATTCAAAGGTGATGGTGTAAAATATAAGGCCAAGCTGATTGGCATTGATGATGTGCCCGATGCAAGAGGGGATAAAATGAGCCAAGATTCTATGATGAAACTAAAG GGAATGGCGGCAGCTGGTCGGTCTCAGGGACAACACAAACAAAGGATCTGGGTCAACATTTCCCTTTCTGGGATAAAAATAattgatgagaaaactggg gtaaTAGAGCATGAACACCcagtaaataaaatttctttcattgCCCGTGATGTGACAGACAACCGGGCATTTGGGTATGTGTGTGGAGGAGAAGGCCAGCATCAGTTTTTTGCCATAAAAACAGGACAACAG GCTGAGCCATTAGTTGTTGATCTTAAAGACCTCTTTCAAGTTATCtataatgtaaagaaaaaggaagaagaaaagaaaaag aTGGAAGAAGCCAACAAGGCAGTAGAG AACGGGAGTGAGACCCTGCTGACCCTTGATGACCAAGCTAACAAACTAAAATTG GAAAGCAAAGATATCCTGTTAGTGGATCTAAACTCTGAAATCGACACCAATCAGAATTCTTTAAGAGAAAATCCATTCTTAACAAATGGCATTACCTCCTGCTCTCTTCCTCGACCAAAGCCTCAGGCAGCTTTCTTGCCTGAAAATGCCTTTTCTGCCAATCTCAACTTCTTTCCCACCCCTAATCCTGATCCTTTCCGTGACGATCCTTTTGCACAGCCAGACCAATCGACACCCTCTTCGTTCGATTCTCTCAAATCTTCAgatcagaagaaagagaatttgagTAGTTTGTCTCCTCCACTGAGTAACGGGCCCCTGAATGGGGATGTTGATTACTTTGGTCAGCAGTTTGACCAAATCTCTAACCGGACTGGCAAACAGGAAGCTCAGGCAGGCCCGTGGCCCTTTTCAAGTACGCAAACACAGCCAGCAGTGAGAACTCAAAATGGGGTATCTGAAAGAGAACAGAACGGCTTCCATGTCAAATCCTCCCCGAACCCTTTTGTGGGAAGCCCTCCCAAAGGACTGTCCGTACCGAATGGCGTAAAGCAGGACTTGGAAAGCTCTGTCCAGTCCTCACCACATGACTCCATAGCCATTATCCCACCTCCACAAAGTACCAAACCAGGACGAGGCAGAAGGACTGCTAAG TCTCCAGCAAAAGACTTGCTTGCATCAGACATCTTTACCCCTCCTGTCTCCGAACCTCCCGGCCAGACATCACCTACAGGACAATCTGCAACCCTACAGACCAACCCTCTGGATCTCTTCAAAACAAATGCTTCTACCCCAGTGGGACCCCTTGCAGGTCTAG gTGGTATACCAGTTAGCCCCCCTCAGGCAGGCCCATGGAATCCAACATCTTTAGTCTTCAATCAGTCTGCGTCAGTGGTCCCGGGAGCCATGATGAGTGGTCAGCCTTCAGGATTCAGTCAGCCAGTTGTTTTTACCACAAGCCCAGGTGTTCCAAGTTGGAAGCAGCCGTCATCCTTTGCAGCTTCAACTTCCCCTCCAGGCCCTGTTGTTTGGGGCCCGTCAGCCTCTGTGGCACCCAATACTTGGTCATCAACAAGCCCTTTGGGGAACCCTTTCCAGAGCAATATTTTTCCAACTTCTGCTATGTCTTCCCAGCCCCCTCCtatgctctcctctctcctggtCACTCCTCCTCAACCACCTCCCAGAACTGGCCCTCCAAAGGACATCTCCAGTGATGCCTTCACTGCCTTGGACCCACTTGGGGATAAAGAAgtgaaagaagtgaaagaaatgtTCAAGGACTTTCAACTTCGGCAGCCACCTGCTGTGCCTGCAAGGAAGGGAGAGCAGACTTCCTCTGGGACTTCAAGTGCCTTCTCCAGTTATTTCAACAGCAAAGTTGGCATTCCTCAGGAGAATGCAGACCATGATGACTTTGATGCTAATCAACTGTTGAAAAAGATCAATG aacCACCAAAGTCGGTTCCCAGACAGGGTTCCCTGCCAGTTACCAAATCTGCTGACAATGCATTTGAGAACCCTTTCTCTAAAGATTCTTTCAGTTCATCACAAGCCTCT ATGGCTTCTCAACCCACATCTCCTGATGTATATAGGGATCCTTTTGGAAATCCTTTTGCCTAA